The sequence below is a genomic window from Salminus brasiliensis chromosome 6, fSalBra1.hap2, whole genome shotgun sequence.
ATATTTCTAATCAATATTACAGAATTACAGAGAACATGCTGCCACTTATTagacattttaataaataaaacattgtttTCAGATCAAATCAAAATGCACAACCTGGTAAACTACAGCAGAAGGTCATGGAGGTcatgtaatgtactgtaatgtactgACACTATACAACAGTCACGTCAGTATTTTCCACATAGTTGATCTCAGCACTGACAGTGATGGTTGGTGGCTCCGTGCTTTTATGCTCCTCAGGTAGCGTAGTGTTGACTTTCTCTGACGTTGCCCGTATTTGAGGCCTGGACTGTGAGGGAAAGGAGAAGCGGTCCAGTGGTGCATGTTCTATCCTGCACAGGCTGTCTTCACTGTCACTGCTGTAGCCAAGATTAGAGCACCATGGCTCCTCTGCCTGGGAGCTGAGCTGCACGGCAAGGGGCAATGCGTCCTCAGTTTGGATGGACTTGTCAGTTTTACTCCCAACCCCCTCCTCAAGTCCGTAGGCCTCCTCTGGAACGGGCTCCACTTTGCGGAATATGTTCCGTGCAAAGAGGCCAATGCAGAACATCTCCACGATCACAGAGTAGTGGTAGATTACTACAAAACACAGAGTGGAAGAGGGACATAGAATTAGTAGCTTTTCCATGTCAACCCATGTCAGCTCAGGAAGGGCTGAGTAGTTGGTTTAgttgtgttagagcaggaaaaacaaaaatctaGGGCAACCCATGACTAGGATTGGGAACAACTGCTGTAAAGAATTCAATGTTTCCAAAGAAATTTGGAAAATGAAGGATAGGCTCTAAAGGACTCTAAAGGCCCAACATTTCAGTTGCTCATCCATAAATTAGTTGCATATTGTTTAATAGCAGTCACCGAATACTTTATAGTGGCTGAACCAATTTCtaatagttactaaataatatatCTTAAAATTAAAACTACTAAAACCTATAGTTTAAGGGGctaaattacatattttattttgtgaTAATAATTGAAAAATATCACTAAATAATATGTCATATTAAACATATTACTTGTGCTATAACCTTTGTGCacgcttgtttgtttgttttttcccatGTTAAATGAAGTGAATATGTTTTTcctaatatgttaaattaaagcAAAGCTCTTTGAACAACCACTAAAAGACACATttctttttgggatgagctgagagatacaggaccctcactgaaagtgaaagaagcatgtggactgacatggTACAGTAATAATACCAGTTTTAACTCTAGGAGGGAGGTAGGACAATTCTAAGGGCCAATGACTAACAAGGGCCCTAAAAGTTATTAAGTTATAGGAGTTTTTTGACAGAATTggtagagttgtggggcccactGTAAGTGGCCCACTGGGGCCCATCTCACCACAGGGCCTTAAATCCCTGACAGCAGCCctgcagtggagcatcacaattattttaaagctgttattttaaggtaatatgctgcatagtgttgctttaagtatACCCCACATATATTAAAACAAGCAACTACATTTTACTGTGTATTAAAATatgcagaagtgtgttctctgtagaggGTGTGTATTTGTTCTTACTCAGAAAACCAATAACATGTCATTTACCAAGGTTCCCAAATCTTTGCTGGGAATATGAAAGGCAAAAGGTTCCCCAGGACCAGAACTGGGAACCGCTGCCAAAGAGTATTCAAGAGTATTCAAAGAGTATTCAAGAAAAATTCATTCTTAGAATAACCAATCAAAGTTTCAGTAAGCACTTACTCTGGGAGCGGAACAGATCAGAGAAGGGAGGTGTACATGGCACAACTTTAAGCGCTCCCATGGTTTCCAGAATTCCATTTTGAAGTCCACACAAGACCAAGACCACAATGATGCAAATAAACTTGGCTCGAAGCCCGTAGCCATGCAGTGCTCTCTTTGTTGCCTTATAAAACAGCAGGTAGCCATAGAAGGACAGAAAGGTGGACACACCAATGATGGCATTCACATACACATTGGGATTGACTGAATCCACCTGAGAGACAAATGGGAAAGAAATGCATTACGGTTGATATGCTGGACATTATGCATTATAGTGTAGCAGAAGCAACCTGGACCTGATAACCCAAATGCTTGGACAACTAGACAGTTTCTGTCTAGTCACAACAGTGATATGCTAAAGCATGTGTATTATTATACTGTCTAAGGTTGGTGTGTAACAGGTCGTGACACTTCTCCTAATAATGTCCGTATCcgttgtttgttttcttgtattttttacctTGAAGTTTTTCCCATTCACTGTTTTATGATCCCTGTCCACCCTCTCTTTATTCGCATACACATCTACATTTGATGCACCCACCCTTATACCTCCATGCACACTTTACACTTAACCTTTAACGGAAATCAGTGTACAATGTAATCATGGAGAATAGCTATTGGTCTATTCAGCATGCAATGTAACAAtgtaaaaaagggaaaacagaaaaaatggacatgcaaggtttttgtgtgactgaGACGATATAGACAAGTCCCTGTACAgtattttgcttttttgtattactttttatcatttatatttatgaaatTTGAAGATTGATAATCATGTGTGTCATTGCTAAAATGGCCCTTTTTACTTACATCACCATAGTCATACTGTTCATCTGTCCAGAGGACAAGAGTTATGAAGAACAGCAGTGATCTGACCACAGAGAGCTGCAGAACAGCTGCCATCATCCATCCCAGGCTTGTCCTATAACACAACAGAGGCAAGATGcagataaatttattattattttataatgtgACAGCCCCTGTGTTAGTCCTTTCTATGTCTCAATATACTCAAACTATTTAAGTCTTAAACGGTTACAGTGAGGATGTGGCATGCTAAAGGGATTCTCATTGTTTTGAGTATACATGGCTTTTGCATAGTCTGTTAAATTTGCCTGGCCAGactaatatatttaaatttaaCATAAAAATGAAATTGTTCTAGGTCTAGTTCATCTATATCTATTAGTCATTAGCTGTACAGTAAAGaggaaaatattatatttttgtgAATCCAAAGACAGCTAGGTCAGGTTTCCcacacttttgtccatttgttcTTTGAACTCATGTTTCTGCTGAAAGTAGATTTGTCTGGCTTtgaaaacattacattacatatgaATGATTACATACATAATCCATCAACAACAATATCTATTTAAATTTTTGGATTGAATATTTATACAATGCTGAAAGGATGTCATACTGTGCCTCGAAGAATTTGAAGATTGAAATCACAGCTGTGTATAGTCATATGCAAAgattttacagccctgttaaaCTGggatgttttgttgattttctaaatgaaaataagtaagaaaaCATATCCTCTATAGAATACAAACGTGTGTATTTATGCCAGTCCATATGCCTTTTACTTTGTCAATTCTACAGCACAATTATTAAGAATATATTAAGAATTTATCCCATATCATAATGTATCTGCTGAATTTAAAATGTGCCATAATCTTATGTGTGCCAAATTGTCGTTGTGTCCCACCAATATATTCAAtcatgtaaataaacagtaactgtGCATTAAAATATGCAGACATGTTCTCTGCAGAGGATTGTTTCACGTCTgttcacttagaaaatcaacatgTCATTTAACTGGAACTCCTCTTCTCTGTACATACACTGTGTACTGTTCTCTCTACCTGAACACTAGCTGCTATACTTATTACTGAACTGTATTCTTGTTAATGTAGaagatgctgtttacaacaccAGACTGGTCGACCTCAGCATCCACTCCTGAACCTCCctcttcatttacacacacaacacatcacTGTTAGTATAGTATCTTTGGGCCTTAAATACCCACCTCATGCACACGTTTGCATTTGCATTGTCTATGTGAACTGCCTGGTGTTACGTCTATGgtccttgcactattgtatcatgtcctacctattctgcaccggaGACAAAGCCTAACAGTGTCtcgttgtactgtacaaccctgtactagtgtaatgacaataaagctgcACTGAATTGAGTTCAATTGAATTCGACCAGAATTTTGCATACAACTGCCTTCTTTAGAAATGACATGAACTCATTACATTTAGCAACTATTTTGCATGTGAAAATGATGTCTTATGTTGTGAAAACTAATAAAGTATTTTCTAAGCTTCAGGCTTAaacctgaataataataaaaaaaactgctgagACCTACAAGTGCCTGTAGTTGCATTGATATGCAAAACATTGGTGTATGTAATGATCTAATCCTAATTAGCCTACCTGTTGATGTTGATTAGGGGcaggcagcagcaacagcagcagggGAAAGGGTTAGGAGATACCTGTTCACCCGCCAGAGCTTCCAGCATTCGGGCTTTTCCCCCAAAGAAGTTTTTGATGAGGCCCATAAATTTCAACAGAGTGATGGAGTGATACCTTtaagacagtacaacacaacctTCTGTAACTGTGCGTCCATGTGTTCCTCCACGTGTAGAAAACTACTGAAAGTACAACAGATTTACAAAGTCACTTACAGAGAGGCTATAAAATTGCAGAGTGAAGAGGACCGAGGCACGTACAATGCAATGATGGACATCATTCCAAACACCTGAGTAGGAAGAATAGTGGTCAGGTACACGTTATGTCCAGAAGTATCTATTTCTCAAGCATTTCTTACAAAATCAAAGATATTAATGAGGTGTTGGTTCACATGTTTACATTAGATCAGTAGCCTTCAAACCTCCAGGAGCGTCAGAAGAGCTACCTTACCACAGATTTTGGAACCAACCctacctgatccaactaatcacTGCTTCCAGAAGTACTTGATTAGCTAAATGAGTATATTCGATCTCCAGGAGGATGTCTGGAGACCACTGCACGagatgctggaacattgctgctgggatttgactgcatttagctTTGGGTTAGGTCAGGTACAGACACTGTCCGATGAGCTCTGGCTCACAATCAAACCCAAAAGTGCTTAATGTTTCTTCAGCACTCCAAAGAGCATGACTTCAATTCTTCATGATTTGCTTGACACCACTCTAGCTGATGCCTGGTACTGCATATGGTGCATATCTCAGTCTTGTATATGGCAGCATCCAATTCTACTAGTAATACCTGGGTGCACTCATTCAACACCTGTGCCTTAAAATGAACTCTATTCCCTAGTTGGAAAGAATTGCATACAGTGCCTCCAAAGCAAATTGCAATACAAAATCATCTGCGGTTACATTTTGACCCATCAGCGCTGTTGTTTTACCGGGTACATGCCCAGAATCCACAGGTAGAGCAGTCTGCGTTTGGACGAAGGCACATGACGGAGGAAGAAGCCAACCTCCTCCAGGAAGAGAGCCAGCAGCAGTACAGCCAACACCGCCGGGATGAGGAACAGCCACAGCTCATTTTTAATCACTTTGTGTGGAAGAAACACAGCATTAACAAGTGGTATTTGCAGAAGCACAACAGTAGCTTGGACGGAATGGGAATTTGTCAGACGGATTTATTCTTATAGCTTTCAGAAAACTGCCATGATGCTGCAGTTGGCACTGCAGTCATTGCACATTGGACCCCCAAGACAAGATGTTTAGGCACCTATTGACCTATTGAATATCCTCATATGCTGTATTGAAATCACTGTGCCTTCTTTTCTGAATGCTAATGGAAATGAGTGAAATAGAGATATAGCATGGCAAGATATGCTGGGAAAAAACAGACAAGCTATAAAGCCATGTTGACGCAGTGACAATTTACATATTATACTGACTGTAAAATATCTTAAGGTATAGACAACTGTCTCCATTTCATTTTGGAAGGCGAATTTGTTGAATTTACAAGCTTTACATGCTAGAGAAAGGGTTTTCTAAACTGTTTGGAAAATGCTGTGATGCTTCAGTTTCACTTGAACATAAGAACTCTATAAAATCATTCCTTGCTTTGTGTGTTTATGGTTCAGTAAGGCATCCTACTGTAGACAGGAAAAGGCTGAAGTGCAAAACCAATGTTTCTTACCTTTGAAAAACTCTAACGAGAGTGGGATTTCAGCCCCCATCAGGCTGCAGTTGTCTACCCGCCTGAGCATAGCTCTTCTGAGAATTCTCAGCACTCAGAAAACCACCAGCCCAgttgggggttttttttggaCCCTGGTGTAATACTCAAaagaagaagacgaagaagacCTAAGCCATACGCTTCTTGTTTCATTAATCTCTACAAGTTAGCTGGTGAGGTAGTTTCTGATTGTCTATGTGATGTCTTCCTGCTCTCAGAAATTAATGATTGACAAAGACAGGTATAGTCACAGGTAAAGGGCCAAGTCCATCCTCCTGCATGTCCATGGTTCATGTCCTTTAGCTCATACAAATCGTTTCAAGGGAATAGCCATGGATAAATCACCATAGTCCCAAATCCAGGGTTGTCAGGTGTAGTCACCTGCACCATACAGTTTCATGGTTTCCTGCTGTCTTACTGTTGATCTAAGAATGACTTGATCATTAGCAAATCATGTGCTATGCTCTCAATATTAAATGACAGGTCTTGGGGAACTGGGATGTCAGATCATTTGGACTGTGAAAGTTGTCTCTAACCTTTTGGCACACACGTCTGTAGTCCACTtctgctaaaacacacacacattgaagcTTGGTTGATCAGCTTGGCTCTTAAACAGCATGCCTGTTTAAaagggtatgttttcatttgagtttgatggttttcCTGTACTACCAGCATGAGTAACTTGACCAAGTTAGTcggccagtatgaccagcttgtaCATCTGGACTGGAATGATAATATATGTGTCATGCGGGGAACCAGCCTAACCAACACACTTACCAACATAGGATATGTTTTTGCCAGATTAACCAACTTTTCAACCACCTTTAAATACCAGCTTAGACTATGTGAAACAGCTAGCAGGGTCACATAGTGGTTGGTTggtgttggtgtggcgcaacagataaacccactagctgccagtaagctattacaccatgtaggagactggggttcaattcccagtctgggtgactgtactgtgctacaccaataagagtccttgggcaagactcctaacattacgctggcccacctctgtaatacgagtaaccttgtaagttgctctggataagagcgtcagctaaatgccataaatgtaaatgtaaatatatttagcATGTAATGGTTTATCTCTGCTTGATCCAACGTATTGCATTCTAACTGCATTAtccagtgctgtttttttttccagaggaGTTTTTACCCTGTCCTGTGATGGAAACCAGATCATTCTTGCCTTAGATCGTAATTTTTTTTGGTGAAGATTTTGAACCATTTATGCAGTTATTACAACGGAATGAGCTGTGAGCGTTATAAGTGCTTCAACAAACCCCAAGCCCGggtcttttattttgaaattgtGGGTCAGGTCCCGTGTAAAAGGCAGGACGAACACGGAACTCTAACAATAAACAACCTGGCCTTGACTGAATATATAGCTATCTAGCTCATCAGGggcctttatttttattttttcaattaaACGATACATAAACCCGAGGGATTTGTAGATGGCTAGCCACATAAAAACATGAATATAGACTTTCTTCGTTAATAGCTATCTAGAGTCTCCTTGTTTGGAGCACCGGTTTGCTGTAACGGACTCTGTGATGGACTCTCCGTACAGTAGATTTGCTTCGTACGACTTTGACAGTGATGTTCGGTTTCAAGAAGGTCTAAAGAAAGTGTCTGACAAAGGTTTACTGGAGCTGAAGGTCTTTTAttataacaggtaagttatGCCTGCGTCGCTGAAGCCAGATCTGCATGTGATGAGTtcaaggaaggaaggaaggaaggagggtAGGGAGGTTATCCTGATTAATGATGTAGGAGTTGATTATAGCGCTAAACATCAGTCAGTGTCTTAAATAAGATGACCGTTATCTGAGCTACTATGCAGCTATAATAAGAAGAGCAATTCTGTAAACCCTTTAATCAGTCAGTGTATTAACTTAAGGAACTTTGGCTAATTTGTTATCCTCCTGTATCCCCGtcttcatatattttttttataaataatatgtagGCAAAAATGAATTGACCAAAAAAGAACATAAATTAGGTTGTTTTCATAACTAATTTCTAATTTCTTTGAAATTAAGACCCCAGACCttctttaaaaattaaaaaaaaaaaaatttatgctgccttttcacttttttaaaaaaaaatctaaatatgtctatggtgaaactgtaaaatattgTGTGTTGCAATTTCTGTGCCATATTGCCAATCCTTTaatcacagttgcaaaatgctAATTAGGTTAATCAAGCTGACCAATCTGCTGTATTCTTTCTTATAGGTTTGTTGAACCAGTTGATTTAATTGGTTGTCAGGAGTGGCAGGACAGACACCAGGATCTGCGACCTCAGTCAGCTGGAGATCTACTACGGACTACTACGGCTACGGCTACTACGGACACCAGTGTTAAAGACAAAACGCGTGGCTCTGAGGAGCTCACACTGTTGGATCAGGAGACCAAGTCAGCGCAGGGTGATTCCCTCTCTTTCGCAGAAGTGTTCCGCAGAATTCAAGCCGGGGAGGAGATCCCCGGACTTCAGAAGTTGGACATTAAACCTTGTAACCACAAACCTTCAGCTTCTCAAATGTCAAGGAAGTCGAAGCCTTGGGAGAAGTAACGTGTTTTAAAAAGGCCCAGTTCACTGTTTACACCAACGGTCTAGTTTTTGCTCTTTATGACTGTACATACAAAGCAATAAAAGAGATAGATTTTTACACCAGTCTCAGTGTGGCCCTCAACAACATATGCCATGACACAAGATGATACTTTAACTAAGTGGTTGGTgaggcgcaacagataacaccactacctgccactgagttacaacaccatgtgggagaccagggtttgattcccggtctgggtgactatgctgcgctacaccaataagagtccttgggccagactcctaacactacattggcccacctctgtgatatgaataaccttgtatgtcgctctggataagagcgtctgctaaatgccataaatgtaaatgtaaacttatTCAAAGGGCAGATGTCCAAAGTTCTTTCTAAAAATGTTCATTAAGCTTGTGGTGTTGCTTTTAAAGCTCTGTAGAGGGAAAAGGAGAATGAGTTTTAGTTTGGATTGAGGAAAAATCCTTGTCGTTTTTAAGACTCTTTCATCGCAGTTGACCAGTGACAAATTTTTGGGCCCCAATCATGTCATGTTTTGAGTGACAAGTATTTCTTTAGCTTGGTGACTGTCTCTCTGGGATCTCCTGCATCCTTTGCCGGTGCTTTGTAAACCCTTATCTAGGAGAATGCAAACAGAGATGCCCTTTTCTGATAGAAGTCATACAATCTTTGAAGACAAATGCATTTGGTCACTACTACTGAATGACAGAATTAACCATAGCATTGCAATTGCACTGTATCACACAATGCTTCCAGTGGAGGAACAGTGAAACCGGCCAACCGCACCTGATACGATGTCAGCTGTACACACTTGGAGGACAACAATAACTGCCAATTTGATGAAATCAGCTGACAGACGCCTGCAATGGCCAGTTATGTTGTCTGGGCCTCCCAGCCAAGGACTGGACTGCTGATAGGGCCACAAACATGTCACTTGTTTCTCTTTAAAGCTTTTTCACCTCCCTCATTATGTCTGAGATTGCAATAGTAGATATTCTCATGAACAGCACAACTGGACGATGAGAAGTAGATTCAGCCAAGAGTCTTTCCAATCTTATTTGGGGgaattgaatccattcttctcAGCAAATCTCAAAGCTTCGAGTCcttttattttccattttaattctattttagttattcataaataataatcagTTAAGTATGGCTATTTATAGCACCTCTTATCTTGAGTCAAAGCTTGTATTGGTGCTCTTCTTATTTTCCCTGATCCCATCACACGCAATCCAGCTAATCAGCGAATTAACAATCTCTACTCAAGTTGAAAtgagtgtgttagagcagaaaACACCAAAATATTCAGGACATGGGGGTACGTCAGGGTGCACATATGGCCTGTTACAGTGGCTACAAACTTTTGAGTAATAGTATAAGTGATTTGATTTACATTCTCAGGATATCTAACACAGGTGAGCCATCACAGCACAGAATGCCTGCCTGCAGGTGGAAGCCAGATATGAATATCAATATCATAtttaaacacaaacataaactTTTTAACAAAGATTTATATTAGGAACATATAAATGGATCATATAAAACTCTGACCGGACAGGAACACGAGAGTCTAGACAATCTGATGAGTGCAGCTCTTACTGGATTTTGCACTGGTGACAGTGTTCAACTCTGGGATAGAGCAGACCTGATGGATCCCGTGTCTATGGAGAGTCTATTGAAACAGAGATAAGTGAGGCACTCCCAGCAATACGATGTGTTTCTTcaactcaaaataaaaaaaaaacagtcatttaGCACTACTTCACACTGGCATAACATTAAACAATTCAGTGAAGCCACAGTTGTAATCGGTGTGAGGTATTTACAGAATTTACTGAATGCTAAATAATGCTAAATGACAgaggtgtgagtgagtgagtatctTGGGTGTGAATGAGAAAGGCCTCAATGCCAGGTTTAAATGCTTTGCTGTTCTAGAGGTGTCCTAGaatagaaaactgtatttaGCCCACCCCTGCAACAGCTCTCTCAGCTTCCCACATCTCCACCTCCTGTATCTGTATTTGCCTCTCTGACCATACCCTTAATAATTCAAAGGTGCTGGTCACTGACCTAATATTCCACAAGGCCCAGAGCTGCCATTTTCTTTACTCCATGGTCACTTCTCCAGCTCTCCTGCACCCACCCTTATAACACAAGAGAGTGGAATGGAATGCTAAAAGATAAGAGTATACTGTGCAGTGCAGCACGTGGACATACCATAGTAGCAGTTTGCCTTGGCTTCCTCTCTTCAGAGAGGACTAGCCAGGCTGAAATCCATGGGCAGTTTTTTTAGCACTAAGCAACCAATCAAGTCACAATTAGATACATTTTTCACAGTACAAATTATGAAGACATCAAAATCAGCCTACCACCCTACCACCTTTGGAcacacaagtcaagtcaaatttatttgtatagcactttttacaactgttgttgtcacaaagcagctttacacaattagTAAAAgtcagaaaaaaataacataaaatgtaaaaatccagGACCCCTAGTGagcagccaatggcgacagtggcaaggaaaaactcccttagagctGGACTAAGAAAcattgggaggaaccaagactcacatggGGGATCCAttctcctctgatcagaactatttataaattattgataaaagtcaccgaaccatctatactgttaaactgttctgatcataatcataatataataatcatggtgtagtataacgtaatatagtcatagcagtgatagtcagagtaatgagagtaatgatagttaatagtggtgatattaatagtggcagatagttaaaga
It includes:
- the LOC140556838 gene encoding organic solute transporter subunit alpha isoform X1, yielding MLRRVDNCSLMGAEIPLSLEFFKVIKNELWLFLIPAVLAVLLLALFLEEVGFFLRHVPSSKRRLLYLWILGMYPVFGMMSIIALYVPRSSSLCNFIASLYHSITLLKFMGLIKNFFGGKARMLEALAGEQVSPNPFPCCCCCCLPLININRTSLGWMMAAVLQLSVVRSLLFFITLVLWTDEQYDYGDVDSVNPNVYVNAIIGVSTFLSFYGYLLFYKATKRALHGYGLRAKFICIIVVLVLCGLQNGILETMGALKVVPCTPPFSDLFRSQIIYHYSVIVEMFCIGLFARNIFRKVEPVPEEAYGLEEGVGSKTDKSIQTEDALPLAVQLSSQAEEPWCSNLGYSSDSEDSLCRIEHAPLDRFSFPSQSRPQIRATSEKVNTTLPEEHKSTEPPTITVSAEINYVENTDVTVV
- the LOC140556838 gene encoding organic solute transporter subunit alpha isoform X2, which produces MGQNVFGMMSIIALYVPRSSSLCNFIASLYHSITLLKFMGLIKNFFGGKARMLEALAGEQVSPNPFPCCCCCCLPLININRTSLGWMMAAVLQLSVVRSLLFFITLVLWTDEQYDYGDVDSVNPNVYVNAIIGVSTFLSFYGYLLFYKATKRALHGYGLRAKFICIIVVLVLCGLQNGILETMGALKVVPCTPPFSDLFRSQIIYHYSVIVEMFCIGLFARNIFRKVEPVPEEAYGLEEGVGSKTDKSIQTEDALPLAVQLSSQAEEPWCSNLGYSSDSEDSLCRIEHAPLDRFSFPSQSRPQIRATSEKVNTTLPEEHKSTEPPTITVSAEINYVENTDVTVV